A DNA window from Sporichthya brevicatena contains the following coding sequences:
- a CDS encoding PspC domain-containing protein, translated as MTEHLGPTATPPPPSTASAPPPPGPRRFRRSRSDRVLAGVCGGLAESLALDPVIVRVLMVVLSFFGGAGLIVYLACWLLMPEDDRDTSLAERVIARGGSNPWPVLLLAAVLGLAAVLSMGWVVDDRGLLLIALFVITAVVLARRESPPAAAPPPFTAPPFTPPPADPTAGPTPPAPTGWGETGYPAPAGGWAPTAPLPPLAPAPPAPPAAPRERSILGRLTFCLVLIALGALGMADLAGSDVPTAAYPALVLAGAGAGLLIGTRYGRGRWLIALGVVGALALPPAVFVDAYRGGWADHEHAITPLSAAEIASKYEYRGGLVRLDFTQVDFTDQDVSTAVEVGVGDLELVVPPNVDVVTDVDLGIGSVEVFDSEHSGFGVSRSGRDDGADGPGGGRLTVRIEQGIGHVEVRRAAA; from the coding sequence ATGACCGAACACCTGGGCCCCACGGCCACCCCGCCGCCCCCGTCCACCGCGTCGGCGCCCCCGCCGCCCGGGCCGCGCCGGTTCCGCCGGAGCCGGTCCGACCGCGTGCTCGCCGGCGTCTGCGGCGGCCTCGCCGAGTCCCTCGCGCTGGACCCCGTCATCGTCCGCGTCCTCATGGTCGTGCTGTCCTTCTTCGGCGGCGCCGGCCTGATCGTCTACCTCGCGTGCTGGCTGCTGATGCCCGAGGACGACCGCGACACCTCGCTCGCCGAGCGCGTCATCGCCCGCGGCGGGAGCAACCCCTGGCCGGTGCTCCTGCTCGCCGCCGTCCTCGGCCTCGCGGCCGTGCTCAGCATGGGCTGGGTCGTCGACGACCGCGGGCTGCTGCTGATCGCCCTGTTCGTCATCACCGCGGTCGTGCTCGCCCGCCGCGAGTCCCCGCCCGCGGCGGCCCCGCCGCCCTTCACCGCGCCGCCCTTCACCCCGCCGCCGGCGGACCCGACCGCCGGCCCCACGCCCCCGGCCCCGACCGGGTGGGGCGAGACCGGCTACCCGGCGCCGGCCGGCGGCTGGGCGCCGACGGCACCGCTGCCCCCGCTCGCGCCGGCTCCCCCGGCGCCCCCGGCTGCACCCCGGGAGCGGTCGATCCTCGGCCGGCTGACGTTCTGCCTGGTGCTGATCGCGCTCGGCGCGCTGGGGATGGCGGACCTGGCGGGGAGCGACGTGCCCACCGCGGCCTACCCCGCGCTCGTCCTCGCCGGCGCCGGTGCGGGTCTGCTGATCGGCACCCGCTACGGGCGCGGCCGCTGGCTGATCGCCCTCGGCGTCGTGGGCGCCCTCGCGCTGCCGCCGGCGGTCTTCGTCGACGCCTACCGCGGCGGTTGGGCCGATCACGAGCACGCGATCACGCCGCTGTCCGCCGCGGAGATCGCGTCGAAGTACGAGTACCGCGGCGGCCTCGTCCGGCTGGACTTCACGCAGGTCGACTTCACCGACCAGGACGTCTCCACCGCCGTCGAGGTGGGCGTGGGCGACCTGGAACTCGTGGTCCCGCCGAACGTCGACGTCGTGACCGACGTGGACCTGGGCATCGGGTCGGTCGAGGTCTTCGACTCCGAGCACAGCGGGTTCGGGGTCTCGCGCTCCGGTCGCGACGACGGGGCGGACGGCCCCGGCGGCGGCCGGCTGACCGTCCGGATCGAACAGGGCATCGGACACGTGGAGGTGCGTCGTGCGGCGGCATGA
- a CDS encoding PspC domain-containing protein, translating to MTSSMFSRLACGYPELPGPDPEIVPGGGLPGPGRARVRPGYPDPLARVTIIDVDTSTFGLDTGSPLGPAADGSPRTRYRRRRENRLVAGVAGGMADHLGLDPLHVRVAFAVMSGIAGFGVVLYGAFWLVVPLSEPSAAAEPPGLAAASRRGLRRLPARGPEPESIGQLVALLAVALGAVLALQQTGLGVDETVLWPALAVIAGLAVVWWQVDEADRSARTADAPAPSSWRRRVLVGIRFVAGGVLVTLGLATYLVLAGGPGGVRRGVLGAVVLLGGAALLVGPWVLRTWRSLADERAERIRSQMHADLAAHLHDSVLQTLALIQRQAHDPREVMRLARGQERDLREFLYGDRDTAQDVSTLAAALRRTAAEVEEAHRVPVEVVTVGDADLDGPAADARRALLAAAREAMVNAAVHAGTTVDVYAEVDGDTVVAYVRDRGPGFDPDAVPEDRAGVRHSIVGRMQRHGGRAVVRSRAGEGTEVELRLGES from the coding sequence ATGACATCGAGCATGTTCTCGCGGCTCGCGTGCGGGTATCCGGAACTGCCCGGACCCGACCCGGAGATCGTCCCGGGTGGGGGGCTCCCGGGTCCGGGGCGAGCCCGGGTGCGTCCCGGGTACCCGGACCCGCTCGCGCGTGTGACGATCATCGACGTGGACACGAGCACCTTCGGCCTGGACACCGGCTCCCCGCTGGGGCCGGCCGCCGACGGCTCGCCCCGCACGCGCTACCGCCGCCGCCGGGAGAACCGGCTCGTCGCCGGCGTCGCCGGCGGCATGGCCGACCACCTCGGCCTGGACCCGCTCCACGTCCGGGTCGCGTTCGCGGTCATGAGCGGCATCGCCGGGTTCGGCGTCGTGCTCTACGGCGCGTTCTGGCTCGTCGTCCCGCTCTCCGAGCCCTCCGCCGCGGCAGAGCCGCCCGGTCTGGCCGCGGCGTCGCGGCGTGGGCTCCGGCGGCTTCCGGCCCGTGGTCCGGAGCCGGAGTCGATCGGCCAGCTCGTCGCGCTGCTGGCCGTCGCGCTCGGCGCCGTCCTCGCGCTGCAGCAGACGGGCCTCGGCGTCGACGAGACGGTGCTCTGGCCGGCGCTGGCCGTCATCGCCGGCCTGGCCGTGGTGTGGTGGCAGGTCGACGAGGCCGACCGGTCCGCGCGGACGGCCGACGCGCCGGCACCGTCGTCGTGGCGCCGCCGGGTGCTCGTCGGGATCCGGTTCGTCGCCGGGGGTGTGCTGGTCACGCTGGGTCTGGCCACGTACCTGGTGCTGGCCGGGGGTCCCGGCGGTGTCCGCCGCGGGGTGCTCGGGGCCGTGGTCCTGCTCGGTGGTGCGGCGCTGCTCGTCGGCCCCTGGGTGCTGCGGACGTGGCGGTCGCTGGCCGACGAACGCGCGGAGCGCATCCGGTCCCAGATGCACGCCGACCTCGCGGCCCATCTGCACGACTCGGTCCTGCAGACGCTCGCACTGATTCAGCGTCAGGCACACGACCCCCGCGAGGTGATGCGGCTCGCGCGCGGTCAGGAACGCGACCTCCGCGAGTTCCTGTACGGCGACCGTGACACCGCGCAGGACGTCTCCACCCTCGCCGCCGCCCTGCGCCGGACGGCCGCGGAGGTCGAGGAGGCCCACCGGGTCCCGGTCGAGGTCGTGACGGTCGGCGACGCCGATCTCGACGGCCCCGCGGCCGACGCGCGCCGGGCCCTGCTCGCCGCGGCCCGGGAGGCGATGGTGAACGCGGCCGTCCACGCCGGCACGACCGTCGACGTCTACGCCGAGGTCGACGGCGACACCGTCGTCGCGTACGTGCGCGACCGCGGCCCGGGTTTCGACCCGGACGCGGTGCCCGAGGACCGCGCGGGGGTCCGCCACTCGATCGTCGGGCGCATGCAGCGCCACGGCGGGCGGGCCGTCGTGCGCAGCCGGGCCGGCGAGGGGACCGAGGTCGAACTGCGGTTGGGGGAGAGCTGA
- a CDS encoding response regulator transcription factor, whose amino-acid sequence MSGSLRVVVVDDHRMFRTGVRAELDAARDGSAGGPGDITVVAEAEDVPTAVAATLEHRPDVVLLDVHLPGGGGATVLREVLAQAPEIRFLALSVSDAAEDVIGVIRAGARGYVTKSITGPELAEAIRRVAAGDAVFSPRLAGFVLDAFAGPGAPGPAPAVDPELDLLTSREREVLRLIARGYTYREIAKDLFISDRTVESHVSAVLRKLQLSNRHELSRWATDRRLI is encoded by the coding sequence ATGAGCGGGTCGCTGCGCGTCGTGGTGGTCGACGACCACCGCATGTTCCGGACCGGCGTCCGGGCCGAGCTCGACGCCGCGCGGGACGGGTCCGCCGGCGGACCGGGGGACATCACGGTGGTCGCGGAGGCCGAGGACGTCCCCACGGCCGTCGCGGCCACGCTGGAGCACCGTCCGGACGTCGTCCTGCTCGACGTCCACCTCCCCGGGGGCGGCGGGGCCACCGTGCTGCGCGAGGTCCTCGCCCAGGCGCCGGAGATCCGTTTCCTCGCGCTCTCGGTGTCGGACGCGGCGGAGGACGTCATCGGCGTGATCCGCGCCGGGGCCCGTGGCTACGTCACGAAGTCGATCACCGGCCCCGAACTCGCGGAGGCGATCCGCCGCGTGGCCGCCGGTGACGCCGTGTTCTCCCCGCGGCTCGCCGGGTTCGTCCTCGACGCGTTCGCCGGACCCGGTGCCCCCGGCCCCGCGCCCGCCGTCGACCCCGAGCTCGACCTCCTCACCTCCCGCGAGCGGGAGGTGCTCCGGCTGATCGCGCGCGGCTACACCTACCGCGAGATCGCGAAGGACCTGTTCATCTCCGACCGGACGGTGGAGTCCCACGTCTCCGCGGTGCTCCGCAAGCTCCAGCTCTCCAACCGGCACGAGCTCTCCCGGTGGGCGACCGACCGCCGGCTGATCTGA
- the pcrA gene encoding DNA helicase PcrA: MDTLFDDLPMPGSGTPAKRVRPAAAPERTEPASGPEPSRAVPSGAVPSRAEAPARPAPTAEDLLAGLNPEQRAAVEHSGSPLLIVAGAGSGKTRVLTRRIAYLITVRHVRPSQILAITFTNKAAGEMKQRVAEAVGSAAPNWVSTFHSACLRILRFEAKRLGFTSGFSVYDDTDQQRLLRMVVRDLNLDPKRFTPRAIGNAISGLKNELIDPDTYSSTATGPVETTYAECYRMYQERLRAANALDFDDLIMTTVNLLQAFPDVAEHYRRRFRHVLVDEYQDTNHAQYVLVRELVGGTEAVDGHDVPAELPPAELCVVGDADQSIYAFRGATIRNIHEFERDYPNARVILLEQNYRSTQTILSAANAVIARNPDRKPKNLWTDAGDGEKIVGWVAEDEHAEASFVAAEVDRLADAGLAKPRDVAVFYRTNAASRVFEEVFIRVGLPYRVVGGVRFYERKEVRDALAYLRVLANPEDVVSLRRILNVPKRGIGDRAEACIDALASRERITFPAALRRCEEAYGIATRSLTQVKAFNDLMDQLATLVEAGTGPSTVLEAILEQTGYLHELETSTDPQDETRIENLGELIAVAREYEEANPDGSVAGFLERVALVADSDQLPDADGGGADDGEDGGQVTLMTLHTAKGLEFPVVFLTGCEDGIFPHMRSLGDPVELAEERRLAYVGLTRAQERLYVTRAEVRSAWGAPQWYPPSRFLEEIPPHLVDWRRTANRSPLQALAQGSPRPAARPAGRAQAGPSKPIVALSVGDRVTHDTFGLGTVVATAGVADKAEATIDFGDGAPKRLLLRYAPVEKL; encoded by the coding sequence ATGGACACGCTTTTCGACGACCTCCCGATGCCCGGCTCGGGAACGCCCGCGAAGCGTGTCCGGCCCGCCGCGGCGCCCGAGCGCACTGAGCCGGCGTCGGGTCCGGAGCCGTCGAGGGCCGTGCCGTCGGGGGCCGTGCCGTCGAGGGCGGAGGCGCCGGCCCGTCCGGCGCCCACGGCCGAGGACCTGCTCGCCGGGCTGAACCCGGAGCAGCGGGCGGCGGTGGAGCACTCCGGGTCGCCGCTGCTGATCGTCGCCGGCGCGGGGTCGGGCAAGACCCGCGTCCTCACGCGCCGGATCGCGTACCTGATCACGGTGCGCCACGTCCGGCCCTCGCAGATCCTCGCGATCACCTTCACCAACAAGGCCGCGGGGGAGATGAAGCAGCGCGTCGCCGAGGCGGTCGGGTCGGCCGCGCCGAACTGGGTGTCCACGTTCCACTCGGCGTGCCTGCGGATCCTGCGCTTCGAGGCGAAGCGGCTGGGGTTCACGTCCGGGTTCTCGGTCTACGACGACACCGACCAGCAGCGCCTGCTGCGCATGGTCGTCCGTGACCTCAATCTCGACCCGAAGCGCTTCACGCCGCGGGCGATCGGCAACGCGATCAGCGGTCTGAAGAACGAGTTGATCGACCCGGACACGTACAGCTCGACCGCGACCGGCCCGGTCGAGACCACGTACGCCGAGTGCTACCGGATGTACCAGGAGCGGCTCCGCGCCGCGAACGCGCTCGACTTCGACGACCTGATCATGACGACGGTGAACCTGCTGCAGGCGTTCCCGGACGTCGCCGAGCACTACCGGCGCCGGTTCCGGCACGTGCTGGTCGACGAGTACCAGGACACCAACCACGCGCAGTACGTCCTCGTCCGTGAACTCGTCGGCGGAACGGAGGCCGTGGACGGACATGACGTTCCGGCAGAACTGCCGCCGGCCGAGCTCTGCGTCGTGGGTGACGCGGACCAGTCGATCTACGCCTTCCGGGGCGCGACGATCCGGAACATCCACGAGTTCGAGCGGGACTACCCGAACGCGCGCGTGATCCTGCTGGAGCAGAACTACCGCTCCACGCAGACGATCCTGTCCGCGGCGAACGCCGTCATCGCCCGGAACCCGGATCGCAAGCCGAAGAACCTGTGGACCGACGCCGGCGACGGGGAGAAGATCGTCGGCTGGGTCGCCGAGGACGAGCACGCGGAGGCGTCGTTCGTCGCGGCCGAGGTCGACCGGCTCGCCGACGCGGGGCTCGCGAAGCCCAGGGACGTCGCGGTGTTCTACCGGACCAACGCCGCCTCCCGGGTGTTCGAGGAGGTCTTCATCCGCGTCGGGCTGCCGTACCGGGTCGTCGGTGGTGTGCGCTTCTACGAGCGCAAGGAGGTCCGCGACGCCCTGGCGTACCTGCGGGTGCTCGCCAACCCCGAGGACGTCGTCAGCCTGCGCCGCATCCTCAACGTCCCCAAGCGGGGGATCGGCGACCGCGCGGAGGCGTGCATCGACGCGCTCGCGAGCCGGGAGCGCATCACGTTCCCGGCGGCGCTGCGCCGCTGCGAGGAGGCCTACGGCATCGCGACCCGGTCGCTGACGCAGGTGAAGGCGTTCAACGACCTGATGGACCAGCTGGCGACGCTCGTCGAGGCCGGCACGGGGCCGTCCACGGTGCTGGAGGCGATCCTCGAGCAGACCGGGTACCTGCACGAGCTGGAGACCTCGACCGACCCGCAGGACGAGACCCGCATCGAGAACCTCGGCGAGCTCATCGCGGTCGCGCGGGAGTACGAGGAGGCGAACCCGGACGGCTCGGTCGCCGGCTTCCTCGAGCGCGTGGCCCTGGTCGCGGACTCCGACCAGCTGCCGGACGCCGACGGCGGTGGTGCCGACGACGGCGAGGACGGCGGCCAGGTCACGCTGATGACGCTGCACACGGCCAAGGGCCTGGAGTTCCCGGTCGTGTTCCTGACCGGCTGCGAGGACGGGATCTTCCCCCACATGCGTTCGCTCGGCGACCCGGTCGAACTGGCCGAGGAGCGCCGGCTCGCCTACGTCGGGCTGACCCGTGCGCAGGAGCGGCTCTACGTGACCCGGGCCGAGGTCCGCAGCGCCTGGGGCGCGCCGCAGTGGTACCCGCCGTCGCGGTTCCTGGAGGAGATCCCGCCGCACCTGGTCGACTGGCGGCGGACCGCCAACCGCAGCCCGTTGCAGGCGCTGGCCCAGGGCTCGCCCCGACCGGCCGCCCGGCCCGCCGGACGGGCCCAGGCGGGGCCGAGCAAGCCGATCGTCGCGCTGTCGGTGGGGGACCGGGTCACCCACGACACGTTCGGGCTGGGCACGGTGGTCGCCACCGCCGGCGTCGCCGACAAGGCGGAGGCGACCATCGACTTCGGCGACGGGGCACCCAAGCGGCTGCTCCTCCGCTACGCCCCGGTCGAGAAGCTCTGA
- a CDS encoding iron-siderophore ABC transporter substrate-binding protein: MRARTLVATPALLALLTLPLAACSDDENTLLDGPRGGVEAPAQSASPAAGTQTSGTRTVTHAKGSTEVPAAPQRIVTLDSPILDAAIFLGLKPVGAVRTSVDTGISEYLADRTEGVEIVGEIAKPNLEAIAALQPDLILSSTLRDDALYDKLSAIAPTVFANGPGTAWREDFLLVGEALNRGQEARDALADFDRRASELGDRLGLKDADATIMRFLPGETRVYGPDSFSGSVLRAVGLGAPDLAYDQFAIARLSSEELTRADADILFTTTYGAEDETTRGEVTPLWGRLQAVQKGCQFDVDDDTWMVGIGLIGATAILDDLEAKLSEGDCGRD, translated from the coding sequence TTGCGCGCCCGCACGCTCGTCGCCACGCCCGCCCTGCTCGCTCTGCTCACCCTTCCGCTCGCGGCCTGCTCGGACGACGAGAACACCCTGCTCGACGGCCCACGGGGTGGTGTCGAGGCCCCGGCGCAGTCCGCCTCCCCCGCAGCCGGCACGCAGACCTCGGGCACCCGCACGGTCACGCACGCGAAGGGTTCCACCGAGGTCCCGGCCGCGCCGCAGCGGATCGTCACGCTCGACTCCCCGATCCTCGACGCCGCGATCTTCCTCGGCCTCAAGCCGGTGGGGGCGGTGCGCACGAGCGTCGACACCGGAATCTCCGAGTACCTCGCCGACCGGACCGAGGGCGTCGAGATCGTCGGGGAGATCGCGAAGCCGAACCTGGAGGCGATCGCAGCCCTGCAGCCCGACCTGATCCTGTCCTCGACCCTGCGCGACGACGCCCTCTACGACAAGCTCTCGGCGATCGCGCCGACCGTCTTCGCGAACGGCCCCGGCACCGCGTGGCGCGAGGACTTCCTGCTCGTCGGCGAGGCGCTGAACCGTGGCCAGGAGGCCCGGGACGCGCTCGCGGACTTCGACCGGCGCGCGTCCGAGCTCGGGGACCGCCTGGGCCTCAAGGACGCCGACGCGACGATCATGCGCTTCCTGCCCGGGGAGACCCGGGTCTACGGGCCGGACAGCTTCTCCGGCAGCGTCCTGCGGGCCGTCGGCCTCGGGGCACCGGACCTGGCCTACGACCAGTTCGCGATCGCCCGGCTCAGCTCCGAGGAGCTCACGCGCGCCGACGCGGACATCCTCTTCACCACCACCTACGGCGCCGAGGACGAGACCACCCGCGGCGAGGTCACCCCGCTGTGGGGCCGGCTGCAGGCCGTGCAGAAGGGCTGCCAGTTCGACGTCGACGACGACACCTGGATGGTCGGCATCGGCCTGATCGGGGCGACGGCGATCCTCGACGACCTCGAGGCGAAGCTCAGCGAGGGCGACTGCGGCCGGGACTGA
- a CDS encoding alpha/beta hydrolase — translation MNSRWSRRALGAPLVAALLAAGLPATAADAAAGAPDVAERVCRTSRVPVSFTSVPYVPGAAEPAVTTLENQQIFVRFCQPKDKPSRTVQVLVHGITYDHRYWNLPDPDGSERYSWEAAAVKAGYATLAIDRLGAGESSHPPSFQVDINSNAAAVRALISALRAGKVQAPVKNVPVEKVVLVGHSYGSITSWFAASNNPEVDAVVLTGATHNIREFHTPLIVSAPLYPSFLDPAYAQKAYDPGYLTDRPGTRYDTYYAPDTNVDDRMVAADEATKGTVTFSELNNYPLFFRAPLDIRVPVFLLIGTNDGLFCSLEPGDLGAPCDTAANLVASEAPKLGPNVPSVDAYLVPGAGHALNAVRSSQESFGAAQRWIHTTVSGGKHRH, via the coding sequence ATGAATTCTCGCTGGTCCCGTCGTGCCCTCGGAGCCCCGCTGGTGGCGGCGCTGCTCGCCGCCGGACTGCCGGCGACCGCGGCCGACGCCGCCGCCGGGGCGCCGGACGTCGCCGAGCGGGTGTGCCGCACCAGCCGGGTTCCGGTGAGCTTCACCTCCGTGCCCTACGTGCCGGGGGCGGCCGAGCCGGCCGTGACGACGCTGGAGAACCAGCAGATCTTCGTGCGCTTCTGCCAGCCGAAGGACAAGCCCTCCCGGACCGTCCAGGTGCTCGTGCACGGCATCACCTACGACCACCGGTACTGGAACCTGCCCGACCCCGACGGCTCCGAGCGGTACTCGTGGGAGGCCGCCGCCGTGAAGGCCGGCTACGCGACGCTCGCGATCGACCGGCTCGGGGCGGGGGAGAGCTCGCACCCGCCGAGCTTCCAGGTCGACATCAACTCCAACGCCGCGGCCGTCCGCGCCCTGATCTCGGCGCTCCGGGCCGGCAAGGTCCAGGCACCGGTGAAGAACGTGCCGGTCGAGAAGGTCGTCCTCGTCGGTCATTCCTACGGCTCGATCACGAGCTGGTTCGCGGCCTCGAACAACCCCGAGGTCGACGCCGTCGTGCTGACCGGGGCGACCCACAACATCCGCGAGTTCCACACGCCGCTGATCGTGTCGGCGCCGCTCTACCCGTCGTTCCTCGACCCGGCGTACGCCCAGAAGGCTTACGACCCCGGCTATCTGACGGACCGTCCGGGAACTCGGTACGACACGTACTACGCGCCGGACACCAACGTCGACGACCGCATGGTGGCCGCCGACGAGGCCACCAAAGGCACCGTCACTTTCTCCGAGCTGAACAACTACCCGTTGTTCTTCCGGGCGCCGCTCGACATCCGCGTGCCGGTGTTCCTGCTGATCGGCACCAACGACGGCCTGTTCTGCTCCCTGGAGCCCGGCGACCTCGGGGCACCCTGCGACACGGCCGCGAACCTCGTCGCGAGCGAGGCCCCGAAGCTGGGACCGAACGTGCCCTCGGTGGACGCCTACCTCGTGCCGGGCGCCGGCCACGCGCTGAACGCCGTCCGGTCCTCGCAGGAGTCGTTCGGCGCCGCGCAGCGCTGGATCCACACCACGGTGAGCGGCGGGAAGCACCGGCACTGA
- a CDS encoding M23 family metallopeptidase: protein MPETLPAAAGLSETRPETRSETLADVLAEQPLPAPTGRRRKAPPATETLAEFAAAAELPVAAVAPGTGRRRRVAAAPAPIVEPTIFTAAPAPVVEAPVLAPIALEIPAEPILEPVVELASRAERREAARKHAKRSARTHASRRRKVVVLPAGAPSGTSLIAGAAAVAVAAAGVVGAVKAGGGDSATSATMTGASALGVTETGSLVDSASVNREQARASRERARDALADRIRAAEELQKKQEAAARALAAAKARAQQLALLAKNYSLPVRGYHLTATFGAGGYRWAAGHTGLDFACGYGSPIRAVAAGTVIFAGYDGAYGYKTVIRHLDGTESWYAHQSQILVRRGQVVAGQVIGRVGMTGNTSGPHLHLEIRINDRPVNPYNWLRSKGLRP, encoded by the coding sequence GTGCCGGAGACCCTCCCCGCCGCGGCGGGGCTCTCCGAGACGCGCCCCGAGACGCGCTCCGAGACGCTCGCCGACGTCCTGGCGGAGCAGCCGCTGCCCGCCCCGACCGGCCGTCGTCGCAAGGCTCCGCCCGCGACCGAGACCCTCGCCGAGTTCGCTGCCGCCGCGGAGCTGCCCGTCGCCGCCGTCGCACCCGGCACCGGTCGCCGCCGCCGCGTCGCCGCCGCGCCGGCCCCGATCGTCGAGCCCACGATCTTCACCGCGGCCCCGGCCCCGGTCGTCGAGGCCCCGGTCCTCGCCCCGATCGCGCTGGAGATCCCCGCCGAGCCGATCCTCGAGCCGGTCGTCGAGCTGGCGTCCCGCGCCGAGCGTCGCGAGGCGGCCCGCAAGCACGCCAAGCGCAGCGCCCGGACCCACGCGTCCCGTCGGCGCAAGGTCGTCGTCCTCCCCGCCGGCGCCCCGAGCGGCACCTCGCTGATCGCCGGCGCCGCCGCGGTCGCGGTCGCCGCGGCCGGTGTGGTCGGCGCCGTGAAGGCCGGCGGCGGCGACTCCGCCACCAGCGCCACGATGACCGGCGCCTCGGCCCTCGGCGTGACCGAGACGGGCTCCCTGGTCGACTCCGCCTCGGTGAACCGCGAGCAGGCCCGCGCCAGCCGCGAGCGCGCCCGCGACGCCCTCGCCGACCGCATCCGCGCCGCCGAGGAGCTGCAGAAGAAGCAGGAGGCCGCGGCCCGCGCCCTGGCCGCCGCGAAGGCTCGCGCCCAGCAGCTCGCGCTGCTCGCGAAGAACTACAGCCTCCCGGTCCGCGGCTACCACCTGACCGCGACCTTCGGCGCCGGCGGTTACCGCTGGGCCGCCGGCCACACCGGCCTGGACTTCGCCTGCGGCTACGGCAGCCCGATCCGCGCCGTGGCCGCCGGGACCGTGATCTTCGCCGGCTACGACGGCGCCTACGGCTACAAGACCGTGATCCGGCACCTCGACGGCACCGAGAGCTGGTACGCCCACCAGTCGCAGATCCTGGTCCGCCGCGGCCAGGTCGTCGCCGGCCAGGTCATCGGCCGCGTCGGGATGACCGGCAACACCTCCGGGCCGCACCTGCACCTGGAGATCCGGATCAACGACCGGCCGGTCAACCCCTACAACTGGCTGCGCTCCAAGGGCCTGCGCCCGTAG
- the sucC gene encoding ADP-forming succinate--CoA ligase subunit beta yields MDLFEYQARDLFAKHGVPVLGGLVAETPAEARAAAEKLGGRVVVKAQVKVGGRGKAGGVKLAETAEEAEKLAEQILGMDIKGHTVRRVMLAQTADIETEFYCSFLLDRTNRTFLAMATTQGGMDVEQVAAETPHLLAKIPVDANVGCDAAKAAEIVQAAGFPAEVAPDVEAVLQKLWTVFREEDATLVEVNPLVKTTEGVIMALDGKVSLDENADFRHADHEALVDKSAVDPLEQKAKEKNLNYVKLDGEIGIIGNGAGLVMSTLDVVAYAGEAHGGVKPANFLDIGGGASAEVMANGLDIILGDPAVKSVFVNVFGGITACDAVANGIVQAIALLEGQGQTVNKPLVVRLDGNNAEEGRRILNDANLSVVEMVDTMDGAAARVAELAAR; encoded by the coding sequence GTGGACCTGTTCGAGTACCAGGCGCGCGACCTGTTCGCCAAGCACGGAGTACCGGTGCTGGGTGGCTTGGTCGCCGAGACCCCCGCGGAGGCCCGCGCCGCGGCCGAGAAGCTGGGCGGCCGCGTGGTCGTCAAGGCACAGGTGAAGGTCGGTGGCCGCGGCAAGGCCGGCGGCGTCAAGCTCGCCGAGACCGCGGAGGAGGCCGAGAAGCTCGCCGAGCAGATCCTCGGCATGGACATCAAGGGCCACACCGTCCGCCGCGTGATGCTCGCCCAGACCGCGGACATCGAGACGGAGTTCTACTGCTCCTTCCTCCTCGACCGCACCAACCGCACCTTCCTGGCGATGGCCACGACCCAGGGCGGCATGGACGTCGAGCAGGTCGCGGCCGAGACCCCCCACCTGCTGGCCAAGATCCCGGTCGACGCGAACGTCGGCTGCGACGCGGCGAAGGCCGCCGAGATCGTCCAGGCCGCCGGCTTCCCGGCCGAGGTCGCGCCGGACGTCGAGGCCGTGCTGCAGAAGCTCTGGACCGTCTTCCGCGAGGAGGACGCCACCCTCGTCGAGGTCAACCCGCTGGTGAAGACCACCGAGGGCGTCATCATGGCGCTCGACGGCAAGGTCTCCCTGGACGAGAACGCGGACTTCCGCCACGCGGACCACGAGGCGCTCGTCGACAAGAGCGCGGTCGACCCGCTGGAGCAGAAGGCCAAGGAGAAGAACCTCAACTACGTCAAGCTCGACGGCGAGATCGGGATCATCGGCAACGGTGCGGGCCTGGTCATGTCGACCCTCGACGTCGTCGCCTACGCGGGCGAGGCCCACGGCGGCGTGAAGCCGGCGAACTTCCTCGACATCGGTGGCGGCGCCTCGGCCGAGGTCATGGCCAACGGCCTCGACATCATCCTCGGCGACCCGGCCGTGAAGAGCGTCTTCGTCAACGTCTTCGGCGGCATCACCGCCTGCGACGCGGTCGCCAACGGCATCGTCCAGGCCATCGCGCTCCTCGAGGGCCAGGGTCAGACGGTGAACAAGCCGCTCGTCGTCCGCCTCGACGGCAACAACGCCGAAGAGGGTCGCCGCATCCTCAACGACGCGAACCTGTCCGTGGTCGAGATGGTGGACACGATGGACGGCGCTGCCGCCCGCG